Sequence from the Mycteria americana isolate JAX WOST 10 ecotype Jacksonville Zoo and Gardens chromosome 5, USCA_MyAme_1.0, whole genome shotgun sequence genome:
aagagacagagcctgaagcattttaaatgcagCAGCTCACATTCACATGAGAACATCTTCCTGCGCTGTTCAGTATGGGCAGGGCCATGCAGGTGGTCTAATCACTGGCactgagtgggagctgcctgtggGGTCCACTTTTAGAGAGAGTTGGCTGTTTTTCCTGTGGCCAAGGgatctgtgcagcacagcacaggcctgaaGGCTGCACTGTATGtacagcacagcagagcacaagCACACAGAATGGTGACCGTCACCAGATTTGCCTGGGAGTAATGAGAGTACTTCCCACAGTAGGGCAGGCTGCTTTAAAACACTGTGTAAACACACAGGTGATTTACAGACTGCAAGAAAGTTCACTAGCTTCCTGAAGTTACCTAGGGCGTAGTAATATGGctggtgaaaggaaaaaataagaaattacacaCTTCCCTTCCCTAGTCACTCAGCCATGCAGAATTGCTCCTAGAGCAGATACCTGTTTTAATCAGAACATTTGATTTCTCTACCCACGCCAAAGCCCTTCTGCCCCCAGGTGAGATACTGTGATCCAGACTACTGCTTCACACCTAGCAGGTGCAAGGCGAGAACAAGACAGAGCACTTTCTAAACaaatgtatgtttattttgttaaaaaaataagagttaCACTTGCACCAGAGGCTTCTTTGTAGTCAGAATGCCCTTCTCAAACAGGAGCGTGGCTAGAGAAATCTTGTCCTCCAAGGTTTCACATGGAAGGGTATCCACACTGACGTGGTTTGGATAGGAAGACAGGAGAAACTCGATGCTGTCTGTATACTCGGGATCTATCTCAAGGAACTTGGGTTCTTCCTTGTGATACACTCTTGAGTTTTCTGTTGTGTAATACAGCATCACACCTGCTTCTTCATTACACAATCTAACGATGCCATGGCGGAGGAGACGTACTTCTGTGTCTTTTGTTATCAGTATATCGACATCACGGGGGCCTCCATCTTGCCACCGGGCTGGGAAGCCGTACACGCTCTGTGCCTTTTCACTTTGCGTAAGCACTGGGGGGAGACAGTCATGAAGAAACGACTTGGCTCTCTGATCCACAGCAGCATCAATGGGTGCATAGTCAACGAGTTTCTTTAGCAGGCTCTGCACCTTCTCCACAAAGGCTGTTCGGCGAGCGTCGACTGCATCCGAGTTGGCGACCCCCATGTACCTCAGGTAGTCTATGGGAAGCCCTTGCCGGTACTCCACATCCTCCTCCATGGCcatctgcagggcagctgggaggagctTCTCCAGGAGGTCCCCCCAGGAGTTCCTCTGGTAGGAAGACACCGTGATGTGGAGGGAGTGTGCGTCAGGGAGACAGTCGCCCTGGTGGATAAAGCCGCGGGGGAAGTACAGCAGGTCCCCGGCCTCCAGCACCGTCTCCAGCACGGGCTTGCCGAGTTCAGCCTGTGTGAGGTTTGCGCTGGAGAACTGGGGCAGCTCCTCGGCGTCCGTCCGGGGGCTGTAGACGCGCCAGTGCTTCttcccctccagctgcagcacgAAGGCCTCGATGTCATCATAGTGGGGGGCGAAGCCCTGCGTCCCAGGTGGCGTGAGGTACGTGTTGGCCCCTGCCATGCTGCCGAAGTGCTCCTGCAGGATGGAGAGGAAGTGCCAGACGGTGGGGGAGAAGGCCTGGGGGCTGAGGAGCCGCAGGGAGCAGCCGTTCTGGTAGAAGTCCCAGACGAcggcgggcagggcccggccggaTGGGTTGTGCGTCTCCCGCACCCCCTCGGCGTAGCTGGTCACGTCCAGGTGGGTCCCGAAGTGCACCTCGCCGCCTCGCAGGGCGGCGTCGAAGTCGGCCGTGGAGAAGAGCCCCGCGTAGTAGCCGGGGTCGCCCCGCCGCACCAGCAGCGGCGCCCGCTCCCAGTGCCGCCCCAGGAACTCCCCCGGCGCCACCGGCGCCACCAGCCACCGGAACAGCTCGGCCGCCCGCTGCCGGCTGTCCTCCACCCGCTCCAGCCGCCGCAGCAGCCCCaccacgccgccgccgccctcccccgccggccgcgggccgCCCGGGCTCGCCGCGGGGCCGCCCTGCCGCTTCGCTTCGGGGCTGCCGGCCGGCGCCTTGGCCCGCTCCACGCGGCTGGGGGGCGCGGCGGCGACCGGCGGCGGCTGTGGCGGGGCCTCCGGCTCCGGgccgccgcttcccgccccgccgcgcctcgGCCGCGCCTTGGCCCGCTTGccgcccgcgggcagcggcgtcccgcggcggcgccgctccagccgcccggcccccgccgcccggcggtACACCGAGAGCGCCGagagccgccccggccgccgccgctgctcctccgcgccgcccgccgccatggccgcccgcccgcgccgcgccgccccgccccgccgcttcCGCCGGGGCCTTTGCGTGTGCGTGCAGCCGGGAGCGCCCCGGACACGGGGTTTCGGGGGAGGGGGACCCCGCGTGGAGAGCCCGCACGTCTGTCCGCGGAAGGAAGTTTTAAATGTGTGCTTGTGATGCTGTATAAAACCGAATGTCGTATGTTCTCTCACCGTGTCCGCTTAAAATATACCAGGCTTATTCCGCCCCAAAGGAAAGGTGAGGCGATTGCACTAGGAACCAACTACTGTGGATGCAGCCGTTCCCTGGCTGGGAAGCTTCGTTCTGTAAGTGCGCTCTAAGCAGGTGCAGGGAAGATTTTTCCCGAAGGCGTACCGTAAGGGTATGCTTTTAGACAGCCTGCAACTACTTTGCAACCTCATGAGCCGAGACGAGGTAAGACGTATTTCATAAGGTTCTGTTGCGCAAGGAATAGAAACCCCAGTTGGATGGAGCCCAGTTCTGGTGTGCCATCCCTCCGCCCCTTTCTTCTGCTTCTAATGGAGATGCCGGGTGAAAGGCTATGACCTCTTGAAGAATCCCAAAACCCAACAGGCTGTCATGTCgtgtagtggggttttttttgccaaatcCACTAACTGCCTAGGAGCCTGGACAGACCTGCgtcctctctccatctctctcctAGGCCTGAAGCTTCCCAGAAGGACAGTGTCAATGGCGCTGCAGGTACCCGGGCAGTCTGAGGGCTGCTCTGCGCTTCCAGAGGCCGCAGCTTCGGCGCAGAAAGCTTTGCGGGAGGGTGGAGGACAGACCAGCACGACTCAGCTCGTGGCAAATGTGAAAACCTGTAGGCATTTGTATTGTCAGACCGTGTTGATGCTTTTCTGACCAAGAACAAGCTTCAGTACAAGAAATTCACTATGCAGTACTTCTGTGAGAAAAATCTTTAATGGACTCTGATAATTCATGGGAATGGATTTTGCACGAGAATTTCATGTCCAGAGGCTGCTGTGAGTCTAAAGCATTTAACTGGAGCAATTAGCCACGTGTGCCCAGGCACCCTCTGGTTCACAAGGGTGTTACTGGCCTCTCACAGATGTGAATATCAGCTTCACACAATACGTTAAACAAGCACGTACAGATCTGTTGCGGGGCACTTAGCGTACCAGGCCTAGGATACAAAGCCGAAAAACAAATTTCGACCTCTTTTAAATTTACCATTGCCAGAGTTTCAACCCAGATCTACATTTCAATTTTGCCAGAATTCAGGAGCAGAAATCATTAGTTAGGCCTAATGAGGACGAGTTCAGCTGTTAAGTCTTAATTCTAGAACAGACGCAGACATCTTAAAGGTTTAAGAATTGTTGGATTgccttaaaaaaacctcacaaatcAGCCTCGCATCCCGTCACTGTGCTGTAAGCGGCCAAGACCCATTTTGTACATATGCAATAACAACTATTTTAATTTTGGAGGTGTTTTGCTGATAGGGTTCTGCCGGCACAGCCTTTGCAGCCAAAGctgtgggaaaagcagcagcagcagaaaattgtCCTGTTTGTACCATGATGGTTTTAGCGAAAGGAGCCGGATTTTAGATGTGCGGAGGCAACACTTTTGCCTCCGGTTTAATGTCTTGAACGTTTTTGGCTTTGCCAGCAGGTGGCAGAGGCCGATCAGCGCTCTGCACCCCTGCGGTGGGAAACACGCGTGGAAGGGGATATGGCGTTTTCCTGGCAAGATGACTGGCGTGGATGGCGTTTAAAACGAGAGGGAAGTACAAGCAGCCTGTGCGTGCATGTGTAGactggaagaggagggaagggtgaACTCTACTTCAATCCATTCTTTGTTTTCCCAAGGTTAAGCCCTGCTTACCAGAATAATCTTATCAGCTGAAACTGTTTCAACAGAACTGGGCCCTTAACAAAACCGAGATGCAGGTGCCTTGAAATATGGTAGAAGTTAGGCTATTGTATGCTTTAATTATACATAAGCATGGCTAAATAGGCTTGGGGGGAAAAGACCTTTGAAAAATCTGGGCGTCTGGGTCGTTATTTGTGTTACTGTTTAATTTACTCAAGTGCAACTGATTCTCAGAAGAAGCTGGGCACTGTACACAGAGCCTGACCTGAGTTACACCAGAATATCTGTAATGACTACAGCAAAGCTATTCTGGATGTTTACCAGTATGGCGGGTTCAAAGTCTCATTCGAGGGCTCTGATCTTTGTACAGATGTCACTTTCTACTGCCGAGAGACAGATGATTGACattggattttctttttgatgTATAACAAAAGTCTCAGAGTGAAGGACACGGTGGAAAATAATGGTGGTGAAATCTCTATAACAATAAAATGCTTCTGTTGACAATTTAGCCTTTCTAATAGTAAATGCTTTCAAGATTAAAGAATGTTGCTATTTTTCTGCACAACACAAGAAAGGGTTTTGACCTAAGGCAAAAAGAGAGAGCTTCAGTATCACTTACAGAGTACTCGGATGCTTGTCTAGGAATAGCCACAAGGTCTACATGCTGTTTTCATTCATTGTCCAATATTTCAAGGGAATTTGTCGTAAAGAAAGAACAGTGTCACGTACAgctctttaaataaacaaaaggaaagtaGCACAGATCTCTGAATGATTAGGTggtccccagctgctgctcacaTAGACAGAGTAGCAACTGGAGGCTCAATTAAATTTCTTAATTAGAATTTAGCACAAAGTTACTCAGATTTTATGAGCATATAAGCTGCACTGCCAAGAGCCACACATGT
This genomic interval carries:
- the RIOX1 gene encoding ribosomal oxygenase 1 isoform X2, whose amino-acid sequence is MAAGGAEEQRRRPGRLSALSVYRRAAGAGRLERRRRGTPLPAGGKRAKARPRRGGAGSGGPEPEAPPQPPPVAAAPPSRVERAKAPAGSPEAKRQGGPAASPGGPRPAGEGGGGVVGLLRRLERVEDSRQRAAELFRWLVAPVAPGEFLGRHWERAPLLVRRGDPGYYAGLFSTADFDAALRGGEVHFGTHLDVTSYAEGEHFGSMAGANTYLTPPGTQGFAPHYDDIEAFVLQLEGKKHWRVYSPRTDAEELPQFSSANLTQAELGKPVLETVLEAGDLLYFPRGFIHQGDCLPDAHSLHITVSSYQRNSWGDLLEKLLPAALQMAMEEDVEYRQGLPIDYLRYMGVANSDAVDARRTAFVEKVQSLLKKLVDYAPIDAAVDQRAKSFLHDCLPPVLTQSEKAQSVYGFPARWQDGGPRDVDILITKDTEVRLLRHGIVRLCNEEAGVMLYYTTENSRVYHKEEPKFLEIDPEYTDSIEFLLSSYPNHVSVDTLPCETLEDKISLATLLFEKGILTTKKPLVQV
- the RIOX1 gene encoding ribosomal oxygenase 1 isoform X1, translating into MAAGGAEEQRRRPGRLSALSVYRRAAGAGRLERRRRGTPLPAGGKRAKARPRRGGAGSGGPEPEAPPQPPPVAAAPPSRVERAKAPAGSPEAKRQGGPAASPGGPRPAGEGGGGVVGLLRRLERVEDSRQRAAELFRWLVAPVAPGEFLGRHWERAPLLVRRGDPGYYAGLFSTADFDAALRGGEVHFGTHLDVTSYAEGVRETHNPSGRALPAVVWDFYQNGCSLRLLSPQAFSPTVWHFLSILQEHFGSMAGANTYLTPPGTQGFAPHYDDIEAFVLQLEGKKHWRVYSPRTDAEELPQFSSANLTQAELGKPVLETVLEAGDLLYFPRGFIHQGDCLPDAHSLHITVSSYQRNSWGDLLEKLLPAALQMAMEEDVEYRQGLPIDYLRYMGVANSDAVDARRTAFVEKVQSLLKKLVDYAPIDAAVDQRAKSFLHDCLPPVLTQSEKAQSVYGFPARWQDGGPRDVDILITKDTEVRLLRHGIVRLCNEEAGVMLYYTTENSRVYHKEEPKFLEIDPEYTDSIEFLLSSYPNHVSVDTLPCETLEDKISLATLLFEKGILTTKKPLVQV